The window TTGAGGATCTGGATACTGCCAATACGGCCTGTATTGGTTTTAAATCCGCCTGGCAGGGAACCTTTGAGACTATGGATTACATCGGTTTGGATACCTGTGCCTTTGCCTATAATGTCATTTTTCCGGAGCTTTGCAATGACACGGCCGTTCCGGCAGCGATCACCCAAAAGGTTCAGGAAGGAAAGTTAGGCTTAAAATCAGGAGAAGGTTTCTTCACCTATCCAGAGGGCTCCGCAGAGGTTTCCCTGGAGAGACAGGCGGGCCTCCTGGAACAGCTTAAGCTTTTTAAGTCATACATAACCAGATAGGAAATAGATAAGCGGCAAAAGGAATGCGCCGGTCTCCTGAAGTCAGGACTTTTTATTCGGGAGGAAGCAAAGATGAGCACAAAATTTGCACTGACCCCGCGTCAAAAAACCATGTGGCCCATCCTCATCCTGGGAGCATTTTTCGAAGGCTTTGATGATGCGCTGATCAATATTGCCCTACCCTATATAAAAGCGGATTTTGCCCTAAGTACTCAGATGTCCGGTTATGCCCTGTCCATTATTGCTTTTGGGACTATGGTCGCCTTCTTCGTTTCGCGGATGGCGGACACTATCGGCCGCCGCAACATATTTTTAACCTGCGTATATATGTATTCTCTTTGCAGTCTCTTGACAGCCTTTTCCCCGACTATCCAGGTGTTCATCTTTTTTCAATTCGTAGCCCGGATCTTCTTAATCGGTTGTTGGTCTGTGGGGTATGTCATCCTCTGCGAGGAGTTCGCCACGGAACATCGGGGAAAAGCCGTAGGAAGATTCCAATTGACCGCTGTATTCGGGGCTTTGCTGATTGGTATTCTGCTTCCCGTTTTCACCCGTTTCGGCTTAAGTTGGAGAGCACTTTATGTTGTGGGTGCACTGCCGATGATTCCTGTTTTTCTGATGAGAAACCGCTTGCCTGAAACAGAGGCCTTCCTGGAGGTCCAGGCAGAGAAGAAACAAGGCAACCTGCCCCAGAAAGAAGATTTCTTCGGTCCTTGGCGAAACCCCTTTGCCAAATATATGGTGGTCATGTGTCTGGTCTGGGTATTCCTTTATTTTGGAGTCAAAGGAACCTTGAACTTTTTCTCTCTGAGAGTTGTTAATGAATTAAGCTGGACTCCCAATATGGTGAGTTTAGGTCTGGTTCTCCAAACCCTCACCGGTATCTTTGTCATTGCTATGAATGGAAAAATGATGGACGTCATCGGGCGCAAGCGCGCTGCTACGATAATCATTCTGGTAGGCTGCGTCTTTAGTGTCTTAACCTTTACTCTGAAGAGCTTCTATCCGGTACTGGTGTGCAGCATCATTTCCGCGGGATTTGTCAACTCGTTTCTAATCGTAGGCTCCACCTTAACCAATGAACTTTTTCCCACGGAGATCCGGGCCAATGCCATGGCTTGGTCCAACAATATCGTCGGTCGTTTGGGGCAGATTATCGTTCCCACTGCCGTAACCACGATGGCCCTCTGGCTTGGTTTAGGTAATGCCACCGCTGTCGCTGTCGCCTTGCCTCTGCTTTCCCTTATTTTAATCCTGATCTTCTTGCCGGAAACGGGTAGGAAGAACAATATTCCGGGTACTCCGAACCCTAAGGTTATTTCCAAGTAACGATTACAGGTGCGGAATTTAAGGTTATGAAATCTAACAGTACAGAATCGCCTGGAAAGTTTTTGAAGTGAATTTTAAGCAGAATAGAAGGAGGTTTTCACTCATGGAAGGTAAATGCCGAGCAGGAGCTCTTGTCTCCGAGATTTTCAAAAAGGAAGGTGTTCAATACCTCTTCGGTATCCCAGGCGGGCACATCTATCCTACTATGGAGCGCTGTGAAGAGCTGGGTATCAAATTCATCGGTGTCCGCCATGAAATGACCGCTGCTTTTGCAGCGGGGGGGTGGGCCTTGACCACCGGCAAACTGGGAGTATGCACAGGGACAGCGGGCCCGGGGGTTACCAATCTGCTTACCGGTCTGGCCAACTCTTATGTGGGAGGATTTCCGGTCTTTGCTCTCGGCGGCAAAGCCCGGGTTACGGAAAGTGACCGCAACGAACTGCAGGATTTTAATCAAATGGCCATTCTCAGTCAAATGACCAAACACTCCCGTGCCGTCGCAGAGGTGAAACGGATCCCTGAATACGTGGGCAGGGCCGTAGCCCAGGCAACCACCGGCAGACCGGGGCCGGTCTATATCGAAATACCCAGGGATCTTATGGAATCGGAAGTGGAACTCTCTGCCGTGGCATTCCAGGAAAACTATTGTGTTGCCGGCAAGCCCCAAGGGGATCCAGCCAGCATTCAGGCTGCTCTGGATCTGATCAAACAAGCTTATAAGCCGGTGATCATCGCCGGTTCCGGAGTATGGTTCTCCCAAGCTCACCAGGAGCTCCGGGAATTCGTGGAGAAAACAGGCATCCCCTTCGCAACCCGCAACGCGGCCAGGGGATGCATAACGGATAAACATCCTTTGTTCATCAGCCCCGGCTATGATCATCCCATCCTGCAAGCCCTCATGGCAGAGGCGGATCTGGCCATCGTTATCGGCACAAGACCCGGCTTTACCTTGGGGCGGGGAATCTTCCGCAAGGATTTGAAAATCATCCGCATTGATATTGACGCTGCCGAGCTGACCAATCAGCTGGATATCACCGTCGGTATCCACGGCGATGCCCGGGAAGTTCTGAAACAGCTTAATGGGGGAGTAGATCAGGGAAGTCATCCCCAATGGGCCGGATTCCTCAATGCTGTGAAACAACAATTTGCCGGACTTTTTGGCCAGATGTGTGATCCCGCCCATACACCGATCCATCCCGTTCACCTGATGAACCAAATTGCCCAGCGGGTGGATGAAGAGACCGTGGTAGTCATCGATGGGGGAGATACAGCCACTTGGGCAACGTTAGTCCTTCCGGCCTATGGTCCGGGACAGATGCTCTCCATTGCCGGCACAAGTTTTGGTCCTTTAGGCGTGGGCATGGGTTATGCCATCGCTGCCAAGCTGGCTCATCCCGAGAAAAAGGTCATCATGGTCACCGGGGATGGAGCCTTCGGCTATGGCGCGGCCGAATTCGATACCTTAAAGCGCTATGGGCTGGATATTACGACAATCATCCTCAATGATGGCCTCTGGGGAATGATCAAACGCTCCGAAGCCAAAAAGGCCAGCGGCAAAGCCAG is drawn from Desulfitobacterium chlororespirans DSM 11544 and contains these coding sequences:
- a CDS encoding MFS transporter — translated: MSTKFALTPRQKTMWPILILGAFFEGFDDALINIALPYIKADFALSTQMSGYALSIIAFGTMVAFFVSRMADTIGRRNIFLTCVYMYSLCSLLTAFSPTIQVFIFFQFVARIFLIGCWSVGYVILCEEFATEHRGKAVGRFQLTAVFGALLIGILLPVFTRFGLSWRALYVVGALPMIPVFLMRNRLPETEAFLEVQAEKKQGNLPQKEDFFGPWRNPFAKYMVVMCLVWVFLYFGVKGTLNFFSLRVVNELSWTPNMVSLGLVLQTLTGIFVIAMNGKMMDVIGRKRAATIIILVGCVFSVLTFTLKSFYPVLVCSIISAGFVNSFLIVGSTLTNELFPTEIRANAMAWSNNIVGRLGQIIVPTAVTTMALWLGLGNATAVAVALPLLSLILILIFLPETGRKNNIPGTPNPKVISK
- a CDS encoding thiamine pyrophosphate-binding protein encodes the protein MEGKCRAGALVSEIFKKEGVQYLFGIPGGHIYPTMERCEELGIKFIGVRHEMTAAFAAGGWALTTGKLGVCTGTAGPGVTNLLTGLANSYVGGFPVFALGGKARVTESDRNELQDFNQMAILSQMTKHSRAVAEVKRIPEYVGRAVAQATTGRPGPVYIEIPRDLMESEVELSAVAFQENYCVAGKPQGDPASIQAALDLIKQAYKPVIIAGSGVWFSQAHQELREFVEKTGIPFATRNAARGCITDKHPLFISPGYDHPILQALMAEADLAIVIGTRPGFTLGRGIFRKDLKIIRIDIDAAELTNQLDITVGIHGDAREVLKQLNGGVDQGSHPQWAGFLNAVKQQFAGLFGQMCDPAHTPIHPVHLMNQIAQRVDEETVVVIDGGDTATWATLVLPAYGPGQMLSIAGTSFGPLGVGMGYAIAAKLAHPEKKVIMVTGDGAFGYGAAEFDTLKRYGLDITTIILNDGLWGMIKRSEAKKASGKARFVGVELMEEVRYEKMVESLGGYGEFVTDPAEVGEAIDRALASGTMSCVNVITDPQFGPPSR